Genomic segment of Salvia hispanica cultivar TCC Black 2014 chromosome 2, UniMelb_Shisp_WGS_1.0, whole genome shotgun sequence:
TCGGATATGttttcatcaaattattttatgctgtattagtataaaacacttaagaatataaaatgttctttatttaaatttattatgtaaCTTGTTCTTACTTTGCTCATCCTTTCAAACTGATATCTGTTGATGTTATTCTGATGTACTCtgattagtaatttttattttaattccatgCAGTCCAAACGGAGCTTATAGTACTGGTTTCCGGCCAATCACTCACCAGGTGATATACAGCATGTCCtgcaaattttcttatttcattgtattaatttttttttaaaattaatgttttttccAACCTCTCCCTGCATTTGGGGGTGGAGTGGAGTGTTGTTAACTAAGGTGTGTGAGTAGACTGCCAGTTGACCCATATGACGGTTGTTCTATTTCATGATATGCAAGCATGGAACTAACTAACATCATTATCTCTCTGATGTCTATATAGGCTTGATTAGCCTTTCTTATGCTATAAGTTCTGAAACACAGTTATATACAGATATGTTTGAGCATGGAACTAACTAACATCATTATCTCTCTGATGTCTATATAGGCTTGATTAGCCTTTCTTATGCTATAAGTTCTGAAACACAGTTATATACAGATATGTTTGAGCATTATGGCCTGTCTTTTGTCACTAGAGCAGGCTGAGAGTTACTTTATACATGCTCCCTCTGTCCCGTTATTAGTGGCGTAGACTAGACGAAGTGGGCATGTAGAataagaaagttgtgttttgtgtGTGAAGTGGTAGGGTCCACTAAAGTAGACTAACTTGTGTGTAAAATGTTCCCTTTTTTAGGACTAGGCCACTTATAGTGGACAGCCTAATAAGGTATCCATGCCACTTATAGCGGGATAGAGGcagtattattttgtaaataaaaactaGCTTTTGAGATTTCACTTTTACCTTTTCCGTTATCTCTTCATTTTGGCCTAAAGACAACTAGTTTGGTGTGCTGTTGTTGGTCTGCACATCAACTTGAAAATGAGTGTTTGATCTGTTATTCTGATATTGCGCTGGCAATCTGTGTTTCTATGTGTCAATTTACATAGATCGTACTTGAGTTTTAGAAACCTGTTACTTCCCtatataataatcataatactTATTCCTCTTTTCCTTGACTTGATAAGCTCTTGTATTGTGAGCATTTGATGTGTGTGCAGTCATCCACATATTTTTGGGTCGATAGTTCAGATATTAAAGTTTTTAGATGTACTATTTCAAGTTTAGGAATTTATGCGGTCCAGTCGTGCCAGAAGACGGTACTGGGCTAGGAGTTTTGCTGGATGGAGAAAATTTACAACTGCTCAACCAGGGCCTGCACATATTGCATTAGCTTCTCTCGAGAAAGCCGGGCGTGTAAAATTTATGATGACTCAAAATGTAGACCGGTAATGGCTATTGACTCAAGGTATCTAGTTTTAAAATGTTAGTAAGGCTGTTATAACTTTGTTAGACATTAGTTATGGGAATGAAGTTCAAACATATAAActgcgttatattgctaactatttaagttgctaactctgctaactcatcaatacagtgtattaaaaatgtcaacatggtgacatcaaaatgtcaatacataatatcaacacattatattgaagttcaacaaaattatgtgttgacatttttaatacactgcattgatgagttagcaagttagcaacttaagaaagttagcaattgatcacacccctaTAAGGCAGTATGTTAGAAGATATAAATACTTGTATTGACACAACTAAGAACAGCAGCATAATGGAATGTGCTTTCTTATAGTATTCTTGATGTATGTTATGAATACTGTACCTTTTAAATCCAGAAAACTCTGGATACATGCTTCTTTTTTTCAGGTAATAACCACATGCTCTGTTCTTTCCATTTATGTAACCTTATTCTTTCGGTCTTTCCTCATCTAAAGACCGTGCCACGGTGGACTTGAATCTAAGACCTTTTGCCCCAGATGTTAACCACTCTACCGCTAGCCCAACACGAacacttacttttttctctattttacttAATACTTCATACTTGAGCTCTAGTTGACTATAACTCGTAAAAGCCAAGGGCTAAATATAACATGACTAACATAACTGAGTAACATAATATGTACAAAGATTTTTTGACTGGTTTACTATTTGGTATTGTTCTATGCAAGGGTTTGGTCTATATTTGTACTACCTGGCTACTCTGTATTAACATACATGTCATCAGGTGATAGCAATACGTTTATTTCTATATCGCAGGTTGCACCATCGAGCTGGAAGCAATCCTCTAGAGTTGCATGGGACAGTATATGTTGTTGCTTGTACGAATTGTggtttctctctttctcggAGCGCATTTCAGGATCAAGTGAAGGCTCTAAACTCAAAGGTTTCTTTTGACTGACAATCcaacttatttttttgggttttttgtTTAGGAAAGAAACTTAGATATTGCTTTTCAATTTACAAATTGGGCCCTGAACTAGTTTAGCCTTGATCTTCCTCAATAATACTTTGATAGTTTGAAGTGAatcttttctaaaaaaaactaacattgCCACAACTTCAGTTAAAtcatttttgttcttttataaATGGAACTTTAGCCTAGTCTTGCCTGACTATATTTCTGGAGCATTGGTCGAACTAAAGGAGTCTTGCTTGATCCATCAGCAGGTTTTTGGTGTCTTCTGTTTGTCACAATATGTACACCTCATCTGCTTAATTGCATTATCAATATACAAGGAAAACTCATGATTGAGAAAAAAACTTGTATCTTCTATCTTCTCTGTTCCTTATAAGCTTCTTCTTCATGTATCTTTTCATGGCAGGCCACAAACTGAAGCTGATAACTTTTAAGTTCCTTGTAGatctccttttttttgttttgctttgtGCAGGcttatttattaattcacTCTAGTCTATTGCAAACTCATGCTACAACATTTAATGCCATTACAGTGGGCAGAAGCAATCGAAAGTTTAGAATATGACAGCCGTTCGGACAAGAGCTTTGGAATGAAGCAAAGACCTGATGGTGATATTGAGATTGATGAAAAGTTCTGGGAGGAGGAATTTCATATACCAAATTGTGAGAAATGTGATGGTATACTGAAACCTGATGTAAGCACcttcttattttgttatttggtTCCTATCCTGAGCATCATTTCTTTGTTATGTGCtgcagaaaataaatattgtattccCTGAGCTAGTATTTGTTACGTGTTACTTTTGTGAGGGTACTGGTGTGGTTTTTGAACAAGTAATAACCGTATCTTCATactatcatttaatttaacaacttatcaaataaatgttttatttaacaaataaataaattacaaatggTGAAAGGACATACATAacctaaatttattaaatgaaaCGTTCAATGATCAAAGAGgtgaataattttgttttaataaacaTCAGTAagtgtttaaatttttaaagagAACACCCTTGTTTGTGTGAATGGTATATTGATCCAATAGATGTACCTTTTTTAGGTTGTCTTTTTCGGTGATAACGTCCCAAAGGGTAGATCAGATAGAGCATTAGCAGCTGCGAAAGAATGTGATGCTTTCCTTGTACTTGGTTCTTCATTGATGACCATGTCTGCTTTCCGACTCATAAGGTAAAACTTCTACTGGTCTTGTCTTTTATATTCATGTAAATTTAGCTGTGCATGTTTCATTGTCTATTTCAACACTGGATATTTCAGTTTTAATAGTGAAGTGCAACAATATGTCCTTACAATCTTGACTATGATGTATAGAATGGACTGTGACTTTCTAATCTGTTGCATTTACTTGAGTCATATGATGGACTGATAAAAATAATCCGAGCTAGTCCACTATTTAGTTTGACGGATTGATTaagatttgaatttgtttcacTGATCATCTCATCCTtcaaattcttaattttatatttgatcaaTCTATCACATCACTCAAAGTAAACATTCACGATTAGTGCTTTCCAAGGTTTAAGTTTCGTCTAGAATACTTCTTGTAAGCATGCATTACTTCAAATTGATTCATCTAAAAGTGTAAAAGAGAATCTGtgatcataaaaaaaattagtcgGTCGATATCTATAGTAAGATAAGGTTTAATTGTCTGTAAATGCACGAAAGTTTACACCAATTAGGGTTTTATACCCAAGTACTCATTTGGTAAAAGGGTACGCATCCTTCTCCAAATCGCACATTCTATTTGGAATGAGTTTACATCACTTCTGTGTGCCTAACCTTGTTACTTTCCTCAATCATAAAATGAAACCAAACATCATCTCAATGCTTCCATATATTTGTGCAGAGCTGCTCACGAAGCGGGTGCTGCCACAGCTATTGTAACTATTGGCGTGACCAGAGCTGATGATTTCGTTCCtttgaaaattaattccaGACTCGGAGAGGTATGCCTTTCAATATCTCTTATGCTCTAACTTGTGTGACGGAATTACTAATCTTTCTTCAAATGATGGCACAGATATTACCAAGATTGCTCTCAGTTGGATCCCTTGGTGTTCCTGTTGTCTAGAGCACGCAGCTAAACCAAGTAAGATCGACTAGCTGTGCAGACGCTCCTTGTATTTGAAATCTAAATATAGCTCATGTTGttttaaaattcgaaattaattttttcagtGCAATAAATTATGTCAATTGGATAATGACTAGAGATTTTTTAAGGTGAATTATTGTACGGTTCCCTTGGAATGAAGTGTTGATTTTTAGGCTGGCCCAGAACCTTCTGCATCCCTATTGATTGCTCCAAACACAAATGTTAACTATATCCAAGACTCAATAGTTTATGTGATCAAGTTGATGATCGAGCGACGTCATCATGATTGTACAAATTATGTACAATAGGTAGCAAAAACTGTACAACACGAGTGATGTGAAGTGGGaatatccatatatataaagtCAATAATTGAGATGATACTATATACTACTTGCCGTACCGACAAAATTACCTGCACAAAATAGCAGTTGGGATAAATCTTTATAGGATCAATAATTGTAGCACAAAAcctttttttggttaattgGTTAAATTTCCATGACTTAATTTGAGGCAAAATACACGTTcaattaaattgtgattttacTATTGCAACCATTTCTAAAAGTAGTTAAGAAgcaaaatttgacaaaaattgGTGAATAATGAAGCAATTAGCCATTTTTGAAATTCCTCTCAACCAAGAAGCAAGACAAAACTTGGAAGttggaaataataatattatgtagGAAGAAGTAGTTATCATGTACACAACCACGCAACTAATATCGTGGGTCGACATCCAACCAAGATTAAGAAAGCATGAAGACAACATACTCATCACACTCCCTACTcacaatatatgtatataaattaaatcaagcaAGATAATTAAATCGTGGCATAATATATGGGAGTGAAAGGCAGCACCCTGAGAAGGCCGGCGGTGATATTTGGCAGCAGGAGGCGTCGAGGGTACATTCCGGTGGCGGTGGGAGTGGACGAGGAGACGAAGAGGTTCATGGTCCACACAAGAGCTTTGTCGAATGCGGAATTCTTGCAGTTTCTGCGGATGTCGGCGGAGGAATATGGATTCTGCAACCAAGGTATTCTGAGGATTCAGTATGATGCCAAAGCCTTTGAAGAATGGCTCACAACAACTGCCAAACATAGGGATCTTAGGATTCAGCCCACACCATCACCTAgctaatggagtactatatattagtatcttgtatatatatgtgtatactTGTTCATGTTGTGTATTGAAtgtttattgaaaattgaaaggaAATGCAAGAGACTCATTTCTTGATCTTGGTTTTAGagtcaattttgtttttgttagcCAAACAAAGAGTTGCTCTAACTGTGTTGAGTTGGAGTGTTTGAGTGAGGCTAACTCCAAAGGTTGTTTTTTGTGGCAGGTGAGGGATTGTAGATTTattgtttagtttaattagaaattttgCAACTTGATTtctttaagagcatccacaatggatgcccgatcgCGCGCCCGATCGGccgagatcgggctcgggcgcggtcgggcatccattgcagCCCTCGGTCGCGCACGATCCCGAGCCCGATCGATCGGGCGTGAGATCGGGCGCCCATTGCAGAGGCGCGCCCGATcacgcccgagcccgatcacgcgtttttgatttttttttttttctttttcaattctataaatataccttcatttcactcatttttcacaCAACTCTCACACATCTCTCTCAACTCTCTCTCCATAACAATATCtctttcactcacttttccaaaatatttccCGGAGAAGATATTGGTCGGTCTATGGAACGCGCAATGTTTGCTTTCGGGAACCAGATTCTCGCCGGTATTCATGCAATACATGAGCAAGAGCAAGCCGAACAGCAGGCCCAAGAGCAGGTCCCGAGGCCCATCCGCCGACGGACATCCGTCCGTCGAGAGCATGTCCTAGCTCATCAACGTCTGTTCGAGGACTACTTCGCCGAACATCCCCGATGGGGCGCACCGGTTTTTCGCCGACGGTTTAGGATGCGGCGAGAGTTGTTTCTCCAGATTGTTCACGCGTTGGAGGCGCGCGACGAATACTTCCAGTGGCGGGAAGATGCGGCCCATAGAAAGGGTCCATCCCCGCTGACGAAGTGCACTGTTGCGCTTCGTCAGTTGGCATACGGCACTACGGcggacatgttcgacgagtatcTTCACGTCGGGGATACAACTGGCCGGGAGTGTGACATCCCTGACCGGAAACATGCatcattttacatatttacacatttttaattattattattacatatttatattattgcttgcacaataaatattatacgtgtgattatatatacatatatatactaaaatactaaatagTTAAGCTAAATGCATGAGTAATAACGTGTgcatgtaaatatatatatatatatatgtacgcACTAATAGtcatattaaatttctttatgtaattgttctAATATTCTTTTACTATGACTTTTGTTTACActtatttgtataattgatTTGCTCTTATTGGTATAATTGATTATGGCAAAGATATAtgtaatattctatttttaactTCAAGAATTTGAATTCATTTAACAAAAGGTGACCATGAcgtgtaaaattttattaaactacACGTATAGAATGTGCATGCAAAGTAGATAAGTGTAACCTTGTGAAttagcttttttttatttaattacatgatctaaaataataagtttattttatatatatgtataggaGAGGGCACGTGTAATTCAATGAATTACTGCATGTCTTGTATCCAGGTGGATTAGCGAAACCATATACAAGTAGATTAATTAGTATGCTCACTTATATagtgtagaaaaaaaaaaagaggagaaaAGGGTGTAAATTAGAGAAAGAAAGGGGAAGAACGGAAGAGCAGAAAATATATGGCATATTCGTGATAAATTAGGAGGCGAAATCAGGAGTTTGAGTAGTTTATCTGTCGTAAtaaggtgtgtataaatcacacttttaactTTACATGCGTTATATGATTCATTGCTATAtgttaaattggagtgaatatttgaattatatgatgtgagcttgaaatggttatgtgtggagtatttgatattgatgttgTGAAAGAtgtggatatgtgatttgtgcaatGAATATGTTTATCTTGAATATGGCATTAGAATATCTTGAATCGttggattaaagaggatatgtgactGTCTTGCTCTGGATCTGATATACAATGACAaaagacctacgggtcatatacaatgataatggacctacgggtcaaagaaaatatgcaaagaggggccttcgtggaaaggtcaaatcaaagagaggccttcgtggaaaggtcaaaatgcaaagaggggccttcgtggaaaggtcaaatcaaagagggacttcgtggaaaggtcaaataatcaaaaaggaACCTACaggtcgtatacaatggaaatcccgggcaTATACCAGGCTTGCTCAGTCACAGAATATTAAAAGGATCAtagaggcatatgcatatgaattttgtttttaaaatttgtt
This window contains:
- the LOC125207238 gene encoding NAD-dependent protein deacylase SRT2 isoform X1, which gives rise to MAPLYLPFFPKIGGTRESLRTLLAETIRSISVNKETFWRPRMISFRGSLSFVRTYRITPTGAAMENKELPLNYLKDKMMVPNANPPGDKDVNLLSQFFERSSKLVVLTGAGISTESGIPDYRSPNGAYSTGFRPITHQEFMRSSRARRRYWARSFAGWRKFTTAQPGPAHIALASLEKAGRVKFMMTQNVDRLHHRAGSNPLELHGTVYVVACTNCGFSLSRSAFQDQVKALNSKWAEAIESLEYDSRSDKSFGMKQRPDGDIEIDEKFWEEEFHIPNCEKCDGILKPDVVFFGDNVPKGRSDRALAAAKECDAFLVLGSSLMTMSAFRLIRAAHEAGAATAIVTIGVTRADDFVPLKINSRLGEILPRLLSVGSLGVPVV
- the LOC125207238 gene encoding NAD-dependent protein deacylase SRT2 isoform X2; this encodes MISFRGSLSFVRTYRITPTGAAMENKELPLNYLKDKMMVPNANPPGDKDVNLLSQFFERSSKLVVLTGAGISTESGIPDYRSPNGAYSTGFRPITHQEFMRSSRARRRYWARSFAGWRKFTTAQPGPAHIALASLEKAGRVKFMMTQNVDRLHHRAGSNPLELHGTVYVVACTNCGFSLSRSAFQDQVKALNSKWAEAIESLEYDSRSDKSFGMKQRPDGDIEIDEKFWEEEFHIPNCEKCDGILKPDVVFFGDNVPKGRSDRALAAAKECDAFLVLGSSLMTMSAFRLIRAAHEAGAATAIVTIGVTRADDFVPLKINSRLGEILPRLLSVGSLGVPVV
- the LOC125206836 gene encoding uncharacterized protein LOC125206836: MERAMFAFGNQILAGIHAIHEQEQAEQQAQEQVPRPIRRRTSVRREHVLAHQRLFEDYFAEHPRWGAPVFRRRFRMRRELFLQIVHALEARDEYFQWREDAAHRKGPSPLTKCTVALRQLAYGTTADMFDEYLHVGDTTGRECDIPDRKHASFYIFTHF